One window of Atribacter laminatus genomic DNA carries:
- a CDS encoding type II restriction endonuclease, with translation MNLSLYQSFFSNKSFDDLVDYFHDTLVDTNRGYKFFVNWEKIKQNVEKYRIELNLLNSLVHCPNFNLTLRKVVTDYPEVLPVIPLLLAIRDIKIKVIKDFTDADSDTVVHNFKKRSLSNQEIEELITFFERTGLKDYFQNMSCQNIQDYVTGVEVGLDTHARKNRSGEAMELVVGPIIQEIVKRRNLPFQIENQKYFRYLKDHYDLEISTSLLNRKADFILVGDKNKIVNIEVNFFSGTGSKPQEIVDSYINRQNELLENGFYFIWITDGFGWKGQKNQIRKGLEMIDYPLNLHFARKGLLEKILCQILQVSN, from the coding sequence ATGAATTTATCTCTCTATCAGAGTTTCTTCAGCAATAAATCCTTCGATGATTTAGTGGATTATTTTCATGATACTCTTGTTGATACTAACCGAGGATATAAATTTTTTGTTAACTGGGAAAAGATCAAACAAAATGTAGAAAAATATAGAATTGAATTAAATCTTTTAAATTCCCTCGTTCATTGTCCTAATTTTAATTTGACTCTTCGTAAAGTGGTAACTGATTATCCGGAAGTACTCCCTGTTATTCCATTACTGCTTGCTATACGTGATATAAAGATAAAAGTCATTAAAGATTTTACCGATGCTGATTCTGATACAGTTGTGCATAATTTTAAAAAACGATCGCTATCAAACCAAGAGATAGAAGAGTTGATAACATTTTTTGAAAGAACTGGACTCAAAGACTATTTTCAAAACATGAGTTGTCAAAATATTCAAGATTATGTGACCGGAGTAGAGGTGGGCTTAGATACCCATGCTCGTAAGAATCGAAGCGGAGAAGCAATGGAACTTGTTGTGGGTCCTATTATCCAGGAAATAGTAAAACGAAGAAACTTACCCTTTCAGATTGAAAATCAAAAATATTTCAGATATCTTAAAGATCATTATGATCTTGAGATTTCAACTTCACTTCTTAATCGAAAAGCCGATTTCATTCTAGTCGGGGATAAGAATAAAATTGTCAATATTGAAGTTAACTTCTTTTCCGGAACGGGTTCAAAACCTCAAGAAATTGTTGACTCATATATTAACCGGCAGAATGAATTACTTGAAAATGGTTTTTATTTTATTTGGATAACCGATGGTTTTGGCTGGAAAGGTCAAAAAAATCAAATCCGAAAGGGATTAGAAATGATAGATTATCCACTCAATTTACATTTTGCAAGAAAGGGGCTTTTAGAGAAAATCCTATGTCAGATATTACAAGTTTCCAATTAG
- a CDS encoding DNA adenine methylase, producing MKVIEGRIQSKPFLKWAGGKTQLLNAIVTRLPIHILLSLQIDRYVEPFIGSGAVFFFLKKHFHINESYLIDSNPELILGYRVVQKEPLLLIKRLEQLQNDYLKLSEENRSKYFYQIRNQYNTQRKSLDYIHFNQNWIERASWLIFLNKTCYNGLFRLNKKGDFNVPFGRYKNPAICDKKTINEASYALQDTEIICGDFFLSTQFIQNGTLVYLDPPYRPINSTSSFTSYSKEGFSENDQKRLAQYFREMDKRGAFLIQSNSDPKNEKPEDIFFDELYKGYFIERVPAKRFINCNANRRGEINELIIRNYGEKVG from the coding sequence ATGAAAGTTATTGAGGGAAGAATACAATCCAAGCCCTTTTTAAAATGGGCAGGAGGGAAGACTCAACTTTTAAATGCTATAGTTACACGCCTCCCAATACACATACTCTTAAGTCTCCAGATCGATAGATATGTTGAGCCTTTTATTGGAAGTGGAGCAGTGTTTTTCTTTCTCAAGAAACACTTTCATATCAACGAGTCGTATCTAATCGATTCTAATCCCGAACTTATCTTAGGCTATCGAGTTGTTCAAAAAGAACCTTTGTTACTTATCAAAAGGCTTGAACAATTACAAAATGACTATCTCAAGCTTTCTGAGGAAAATAGGAGTAAATATTTCTATCAAATTCGGAACCAATATAATACTCAGAGAAAATCCTTAGACTATATTCACTTCAATCAGAATTGGATAGAAAGAGCATCCTGGCTGATCTTCCTTAATAAAACCTGTTATAATGGCCTTTTCCGTTTGAATAAGAAAGGTGACTTTAATGTGCCTTTTGGTCGTTACAAAAATCCAGCGATATGTGATAAAAAAACCATAAATGAAGCAAGTTATGCTCTTCAAGATACAGAAATTATTTGTGGAGACTTTTTCCTTTCTACTCAATTTATTCAAAATGGAACCTTAGTGTACCTTGATCCTCCTTATCGACCAATTAATTCAACTTCCAGTTTTACATCCTATTCTAAAGAAGGTTTTTCTGAAAACGATCAGAAGCGACTAGCTCAGTATTTTCGAGAAATGGATAAGCGTGGTGCATTCCTTATCCAAAGTAATTCCGATCCAAAAAACGAAAAACCAGAAGATATTTTTTTTGATGAACTTTATAAAGGATATTTTATAGAAAGAGTTCCTGCAAAGAGATTTATTAACTGTAATGCAAATCGACGTGGAGAAATCAATGAATTGATTATTCGCAACTATGGAGAAAAAGTAGGATGA